TTTTCAAAATAGAGAACGACCCACGAATTACTTCAGTCGGCCGTGTTCTTCGTAAGTATTCGCTTGACGAACTGCCGCAGCTGCTTAACGTCATCGGCGGAAGTATGAGTCTCGTGGGTCCCCGACCTCAGCGAGACGGAGAGGTCGCCTTATACGACGACGCAGCCCATCGTCGCCTATACGTGAGCCCAGGGATGAGTGGGCTGTGGCAGGTGAGCGGTCGATCAAACCTTACGTGGGAGGAAAGCATCCGTCTGGACCTCTACTATGTGGAGAATTGGTCCCTCATGGGCGACGTAGTCATCCTATTCCGAACGTTCAGGGCGGTCTTCGCCAGCACTGGAGCGTTCTGACCGACGCTATCGAGTCGTCGCAAACACTATTCCGCTAAGGGGAAGGCAAGTTTCATGCGTATTTCAGTAATAGGGTGCGGCTACCTTGGAGCTGTCCATGCAGCCTGTATGGCGAAGCTCGGGCATACTGTCGTCGGGATCGACGTGGACGAGAAAAAGATCGCAGATCTTTCAGACACTAAGGCGCCGTTCTATGAACCCGGTCTTGAAGCCCTCCTCCAGGAAGTTCAAGAGACAGGTCGGCTAACATTCACAACTAACATGGCTGCCGCATCCGGAAGTGATGCGCATTTCATCTGCGTTGGCACTCCTCAAAAAAAGGGTGAAAACGGTGCTGACCTCACCTATGTGGATGCCGCGATTCGGGACCTTGTCCCACACCTAGCCCCTGGGGATCTCGTCGTCGGCAAGTCCACCGTCCCCGTCGGTACGGCAGCCAGACTGGCTGAATTACTCTCTGAACACCATCCCGACATCCACCTCGTGTGGAACCCAGAGTTTCTTCGCGAAGGCCACGCAGTATCTGACACACTGCATCCCGATCGTTTCGTTTATGGAGTGTCTGACGGTTCAGAAGACCACCCCGCCGTGACGGTACTGGACGGCGTCTATGCAATTCCTCTGTCAGAGGGAACGCCACGCCTGGTTATGGACCTACCGACTTCCGAACTAGTGAAGACTGCGGCAAATTCTTTCCTCGCAACAAAGATCTCGTTCATCAACGCTATGGCCGAACTCTGCGAGGCGGCTGGAGCAGACGTAACTCGTCTTGCCGACGCAATAGGAATGGACGATAGGATCGGCCGGAAGTTCCTCCATGCAGGAATAGGCTTCGGTGGGGGTTGCCTTCCCAAAGACATTCGAGCCTTCATGGCGCGAGCAGGCGAACTGGGAGCCGATCAGGCGCTGACGTTCCTCCGCGAAGTAGACGCAATCAATATGCGCCGCCGCTCACGCGTCGTGGAATTGACTCGTGAGCTATGCGGAGATCTCCTCCTCGGCAAGCGGGTCACTGTCCTCGGCGCAGCGTTTAAGCCCGAAAGTGACGATGTACGCGATTCGCCAGCCTTAAGCATCGCGGCCCAGCTGCAACTTCAAGGTGCTGTCGTAACTGTTACCGACCCAAAGGCAATAAAGAACGCCGCCCGGCGATTCCCCGAGCTTCAGTATGAGCAAGACCTCGACTCCGCTGTCCAGAATGCCGATGCCGTCCTGCTTCTTACCGAGTGGCAGGAATACCGCGAACTCGACCCATATCTGCTCAAAGACTCTGTCTCAACGCCCCGGATTCTGGATGGCCGCAACGTCCTTGACCCCGGCAAGTGGCGTGACGCGGGTTGGCACTACCGCGGACTCGGACGGCCATAGCCAGTGAACAGTCGCGATAATAATAACGTAGATGGTATTGAGACATCCGGTAAGAAGGTCGCCTGGTCCCGACAGCGATTACGTCGAAGACTTACTATCGCAGCGATCTCGACGGCTCTTCTGGCGATTATCGTCATAGCAGCAGGCCTTTGGTTGGGGTCAAAGACGGCAACAGTCAGGTCCGAATTACAATCAGCCACAGCCCTACTTCCAACGCTCAAGTCTCAACTAGCCGCCAATGATGCCGCAGCGGCGACGAGTACCGTGGCAGCCCTGGTCCAGCACACCGGGTCGGCTCGCGAGGCCGCCGATGACCCACTATGGAAGGCAACTGCATTGCTTCCGTGGGTGGGACCCAACCTTCAGGCGGCAAGCGAAGTGGCAACGTCCGCGGACGACGTTGCTCGTCTCGGAGCCGTCCCACTAGTTCGTGCCTTCCAGCTATTGGATTGGAAGACTCTAACGCCGACGTCGGAAGGGATGGATCTCACACCGTTGAGGACGGCTGCACCAAAGGTTCAGGCGGCCGCGAACGCGGTTCGACAATCCTCCGAACGTCTAAACAGCATCGAGACCGGAAGCCTCCTGCCGCAGATCTCAGCCCCCTTGTTGGAGGCTCGTGAAGAGTTGGCTGGTCTCAGCAGACAACTCGAATCAGCTGCGGATGCTGCCAATCTAGCTCCCACCATGTTGGGTGCCGACACCCCACGACGGTACCTGCTCCTGATGCAGAACAGCGCCGAATCCAGAGCAACGGGCGGTATCCCTGGTGCATTGGCTGTTCTCAGCTTGAATAAGGGCAAACTGCAACTCGAATCCCAAACGAACGCCGGCGCCCTGGGGACCTTCGTCCCGCCCATAGCCGCTGATGCCGAGCAAGAGGTGATCTACTCCGCCCGCATCGGCAAGTTCATGCAGGATGTGAACCTCACACCGGATTTCGCCACAACGGCCCGCATCGCACATGCCATGTGGGAGAAGAAGACGGGGGAGCGTTTAGACGGGGTTCTGTCCATCGATCCTGTGGCCCTAAGCTTCCTGCTTGAGGCGACCGGTCCTGTGCAAATCACGGACCCCGCCGTACAAAAAATTGGCGAAAACCTCCCCTTAGAACTGAATTCAAAAAATGTAGTGCGCACGCTACTTTCCGACGCCTACGCATCTATCAAAAATCCCGACCTTCAGGATGTCTACTTCGCCGGTGCGGCCAAGGAGATCTTTTCCGCCATCTCAAATGGAAAGAGTGACCCCAAGCGCTTGATTGATGCTGTAGCCAC
This genomic stretch from Micrococcaceae bacterium Sec5.1 harbors:
- a CDS encoding UDP-glucose/GDP-mannose dehydrogenase family protein yields the protein MRISVIGCGYLGAVHAACMAKLGHTVVGIDVDEKKIADLSDTKAPFYEPGLEALLQEVQETGRLTFTTNMAAASGSDAHFICVGTPQKKGENGADLTYVDAAIRDLVPHLAPGDLVVGKSTVPVGTAARLAELLSEHHPDIHLVWNPEFLREGHAVSDTLHPDRFVYGVSDGSEDHPAVTVLDGVYAIPLSEGTPRLVMDLPTSELVKTAANSFLATKISFINAMAELCEAAGADVTRLADAIGMDDRIGRKFLHAGIGFGGGCLPKDIRAFMARAGELGADQALTFLREVDAINMRRRSRVVELTRELCGDLLLGKRVTVLGAAFKPESDDVRDSPALSIAAQLQLQGAVVTVTDPKAIKNAARRFPELQYEQDLDSAVQNADAVLLLTEWQEYRELDPYLLKDSVSTPRILDGRNVLDPGKWRDAGWHYRGLGRP